Within the Methanomassiliicoccales archaeon genome, the region AGGCGACGTGGGTAGTTCGGCGACCAATCACCTGCCTGACCAATACCCAGACATCGTCGTCGGGACCACCAGGGTCGGGGACGGGTACACCACCCAGACCATAATGATCGCCACTGGGACCGGTGCGGCTTTCGACTCGGTAGTATCGGTCGATACCTCAAAAATGGCCTCCAACGTCGGTACGAACAATGCCATATACAACGCCCAAGCGATCGCCCTAGGAGACTTCAACGGTGACGGCTACGTGGACATCGCCATATCCATCGGCTTTGCCCCCGGACGCAGCGGCGGTACCGCGACATCCGTCTGGCTTTACCGCAACCAACCCCTGGAAGGCGGCTGGCAGTGGGAGGAGCAATCCCTGAACATGCTGGCCACCGGAGAATCGGCCATCAACATCCAGTCGGGGAACGTCGACCTATCCATACTGTTCCCGCTATTCGGGATGCTGGGTCTGGTGGTCGTCGAAGGAGCGATGAGGAAGGTGGACCGCAGGCGCAAGAAGTAGCGACGGTCGGGCTGTGTACGACGTGGCCATATCCGGAGGAGGACCGGCCGGGTCCTACTGCGCCAAGCGCTGCGCCCAGGCCGGGCTATCCACGGTGCTGATCGAGCGGCAGGTCCCCCCCTGGACCAAGACCTGCGCCGGAGGGGTGCTGTTGCGGGCGGCCTCCCGCCTGGACTTCGACCTGCCCGAAAGGATCGTGGAGAAGGAGGTCCGGGGCTTTCGTGTCGTGGGCCGGGACTTCCAGGAGCGCTTCCGCTTCGACCGCTGCCTGACCTATACGGTGGACCGAACGAACTTCGATAGCTACCTGCTCGAAATGGCCCAGAAAGCCGGGGCCGAGGTGCGCATCGGGACCTCGGTCGAACGCATCACGGACAACCAGGGGGTGACGTTTGACCTTGGTTCCGAAAGGGTCGAGGCCAAATGTGGCATAATCGCCGAGGGGGTCAGCAGCCGCAACGCCCTGCGCCTGTTCGGCCCGCCCCCACACGACGGCAAGGCCATGGGCCTCAGGTCGGTGCTGCGGACGGCCGAGGACCCCGGGGACGAGATCGAGGTCTTCCTATTGGACACGCCCACGAAATGGATCAAGCGCTATCCGATGTTCCCTCTTATGGGCTGGATGTTCCCCTACCGCGGAAGGGCTAACTTCGGTGTGGGCGGCCACGGCTACACCAAGGCCGAACTGCTGGTCGGTCTCGATACGGTGGTGAACGGAAGCAACGCCAAGGCCGTCGAGGCCAATGCGCCGTCGGCCCACCCCATCCCCATACTCCCGCGGAAGCGCCTATCCACCTCGCACGTAATGCTGGTAGGGGACAGCGCCGGCCTGGTCTCCCCGCTGAGCGGGGAGGGGCTGTCCCACGGTCTGGCCAGCTCGATATTGGCCAGCGAAGCGGCGGTCGATCTGGTAAACCACGGCCAGAAGGACGCCACCAGGATTTACGAGCGCCAGGTCAAGGACACGGTGGTCCGGGACATCAAGGCCGCAGCGGTCATATCCCCGGTGCTGCACTGGTTGCTAGGCGT harbors:
- a CDS encoding NAD(P)/FAD-dependent oxidoreductase, which produces MYDVAISGGGPAGSYCAKRCAQAGLSTVLIERQVPPWTKTCAGGVLLRAASRLDFDLPERIVEKEVRGFRVVGRDFQERFRFDRCLTYTVDRTNFDSYLLEMAQKAGAEVRIGTSVERITDNQGVTFDLGSERVEAKCGIIAEGVSSRNALRLFGPPPHDGKAMGLRSVLRTAEDPGDEIEVFLLDTPTKWIKRYPMFPLMGWMFPYRGRANFGVGGHGYTKAELLVGLDTVVNGSNAKAVEANAPSAHPIPILPRKRLSTSHVMLVGDSAGLVSPLSGEGLSHGLASSILASEAAVDLVNHGQKDATRIYERQVKDTVVRDIKAAAVISPVLHWLLGVVDTGAFFRTVRKEQPYVEAWTRMALGEENWQRLLMMTIPRFHRLLFGSLD